The following DNA comes from Metopolophium dirhodum isolate CAU chromosome 8, ASM1992520v1, whole genome shotgun sequence.
GTTTTTAATCCAAGTGCTATTCGTCTATTTACCGCTTATGTAATAAGTGCAATTCGACTATCCCTGCGCCGAGGCattgcacattatattataaaggtcaTTTTATTCAAATGGTTCAATGCGTGTACTTATCGCATAAATGGATAATGTTATACTCGTGAATTTAGTTGCAGGTGGGTAATAATCACCAaactgttgtaataatatatttgaaggaAACTCTCGTATAAACATTGATATTAGGCTGCACACGATGATTATGAATTATTTCTGATCGTCTCAAATGAAAACGCTTCTCGTACAAAATCCCACCGTGTTCTGCAGTTGTACCGAAGTCGTCGGGGCCCTCAAGCCAGTGTgtcgtttattatataatcggTACGATCGCCACGGCCACCGTCTTGTTTTCGCTCGTGTAAATTAATTGCATATTAACGGACGCGTGCGCCGAAGAATGCGCACGTGGACTTAATGAGAGTGATTCCGAAACGgaacaattataatgttattatttattttattattgtgattattattttgtcgcCGACCGCGACGGACGTGTTCTGTGTCTATTGTTCGTTCGAGTCATGTTTGAAATTCGCCACAACCACGCTGTagctataggtaataggtatgcctacttatcataatattttaatacagcaGGCTATAGGCcggccaatataataatattgtttttattgcacCGCGCGACGGATAAGAATAATTTACTGCATAGTTGTTATCTATCTcggtgtattattgttattatcataaaagACGATCggtttttcgaaaaataaactCTGTTTactacgcatattattatataatgtactgCACTTGGCCGTCGATGTTTATCGCGTCCACCACGATCGATGgctgcagcggcggcggcggcagcagcagcagcagtaacAGCAGCTGAAAACCCGGTTTTTTAGTCGCACACACCAGTCTCTCTTTTAACCCTAACGCGTCGTCGGGCgcacgtttttaaaaaaaattcacgtgTGTGTTGccgcacacacatacacacacactcacacaggCACACTCACACACTAATCGGCCGAGCAGGACCCTCTTCCATATAGTTATACGAtattacgtataggtatataatataatataatattatggtgtacgaGTCTCGCGTGTGTATTGCGCCGAAACCGGTCCACACTCGACCCGTCGtcgattgtgtgtgtgtgtatatgcgCCTCTCTCGGAccccccgaaaaaaaaaaaaaaaaaacgaaaaaaagaaaacggACAGACAGACAAGCGAATAAATCcgacggacggcggcggcggcggtggcgggtGCGGAGATAatcatcggcggcggcggctgagCGACCCGCGTGTGTGTGTTTTACACCGCCATGTTAGATACGGTCGTCGGCGATCCGTTTCTTTGTCGAGATTTCGATTTTTTCCatcgttataattatattcaaaacgtATAAATATGTGGGTACCATACCGCGTATACGGTATACAATGTGCGGGACGCGTTATACATTTTCGAAAGATTTTTCACTATTTCACACGCGCATACACGCGCAGATTCGGACGACCTTGAATCGTACGTTCCGGCCAAGGTCGCGCCGGATTCCGTGATAACGCGTTTCActgtcttcgtcgtcgtcggatGATAACAACACCACATACGCGGtcttacgtattattattattattattattattattattatatttccatcGACGCCGAGCGATCGGCCTTGGTCTCGAacgacgtaggtacctacccatatGTTGCACGCCAGTAGGTCACGTTATGAACCGGAATCGTTTTCGCTTTGTCGGTTTTCATATCGATgcgtattaatgtattttatcacGCTCTTActgatacgtataataatagctaatgcgaataataataaaacaacaataattattccgCGTATATTGGTCTATCGGTAGATTCGATAGTGGTAATAACCATCGTCATAGTCGTCGTATATTGTGTCGTAAAATAGttggactatattataatattgcactatacctatattattataaaatcgccACCGCCGTCGGTGGTTTTAGATTATCATTATAACGTGACTGTCCTCGAGCGAAcgtgaaatgtataatatgcaaattattatttacaaagtaggtacttattttatcGGTGAGAAATGGCGTTTTTTAGTCAAAACCGGAAATCAATCATACCTATACGGGTCGTATGTGTAATGGGATTTCGTCGATTTTGACAGACCTTTTTGTAGTGTTATAccaatacgataataataatttataacttttaccGTACGACAGTTGGTTTTGTCAGATGTTTATTGACATGAAAATACTGGACGTCGTTGCGGGGGCAGCAGTGGGAAACATGCGATTATTTATGACtacctatgtgtgtgtgtgtgtgtgtgtgtgtgtgtgtgtgagtaaaCACTCGTGTCATACAACCCCCCGTTAGGAACGTCTCGACGGGACCAGGTCCTAACACAACGAATAATATAAACGGGTTGTGATTGTTGTGGAATTTTTATCGCCCTACGACGTGTACGTGTGACATTTGTCGGACGCGATGACGTATGTGCTAGTCCCTTTAACGCGCTTTTGGACCCAGTCCAATAGACCTCTAACCGAAAATCTTTCGAGGCCCGTGTAGTCTATATTCGGACGCCTTGACCTTAGCTGTGAAAATTCTATCCCATtgagtatacacacacacatatatatatatagatatatatatttatttattttcgatgCGAGCACCGCGACGGTGACGGCTTTTTTTGGATACTTGCCCGACGTAACCCGTTGCGTATTGTGTCTGGTCCGGAGAGGGGTGGCAACACAaaccagtataataatattaggtatacgaaTAAACGCCCACGGCTGCAGGTAGTATAACAAAGTGGTGCTGGTGTGGTGGCTAACCTGTGCATTTGCGGTAACCGGTATAACGCTCAGACACTCCGCggtcatttataataattttgattccatgcataataattaagatCGGAATACGAAACAATATCATAATGAACATGTAGCCATTACAGGGCTAATGAAAGGAGAGTAAACAAGACAAACACTGTCTTCGGACTAAGAATAATCAGCTATaaatcattaaacgaaaaaatatctccaatattatttttttaactaaaaaagctatgtttgtttttttatttttatgatgtagatctttcaaattgaataattgtgttattttcactatattattatttattactattgcataaattattttttcatacgaTTTCATATCAAAGCAAAGATCTTgccaactataattttaaaaaaaattggtacattatttattcaaataatataaaaattattttaaaaatcctaCAAATATTCggtcttaagttttttttttattctctatagtctataatttctACATTtcattatgtacaattattagtataaaacaagactgtcatttaaataaatggataattgtaattttataaaagggatgaatttaaatgtaaattacgtGCTTAATTGACCTTAATCTATCACTCTGGCAGTGTACCcaatagttacataatatgtaatatagaaacatattatactacaacaGTCTAGCAGTGCTAATGTAGTCACAGTTTATCCAAACTcgataatattagaatattatctaTACCCAAAGACCTTTGCATTACCTATtcataacaatatgatatacgCACCGTtattaatagacatttttttattttttttctccagcAGATATTTGCATCCAAGTCGGAATTGCAATTGCACTCGCAGCTGCACGTCAAAGACGTGAAACCGTACAAATGTCATCAGTGCAACAAAACATTCGCCAACAGCTCGTACCTGAGCCAGCACACGCGCATCCATCTGGGCATCAAACCGTACCGGTGCGACATCTGCCAGCGGAGGTTCACACAGCTCAGCCACCTGCAGCAGCATATACGCACGCACACCGGCGACAAGCCGTACAAGTGCAGGCACCCGGGTTGCACCAAGGCGTTCTCGCAGCTCAGCAACCTACAGTCACACTCCCGGTGCCACCAGACGGACAAGCCGTTCAAGTGTAACTCGTGCTATAAGTGCTTCCAGGACGAGCAGTCGCTGCTCGAGCACATACCCAAGCACAAGGAGTCCAAACACCTCAAGACGCACATATGCCAGTACTGTGGCAAGTCGTACACGCAGGAGACGTACCTGTCCAAGCACATGCAGAAGCACGCCGAGCGGATGGACAAGCGGCCGCCGATCATCGGCATACCGCGCGTGGCCCTGGAGAATGGCGCGTACTGGGGCAAGATGTCGCCGGATACGGCCAACAACCTGGTGGAAGCCATCAaccagcaacagcagcagcagcaagaGTGCATGCAAGGAGGAGGCGGCGGTGGTTCTAACGGAGGCGGTGGCGTCGCAACCGCCGGCGACTTGAACGCCGGTGGACCGTCCAGCACCGCGGCGTCCGTGGCCGCCGACGATCAGCCGTCCAACAGGCATGGCACCCACCTACCCCCCGCTCCACCCGAGTACCTGTCGGACACGTCGTCCGTTCCCAAGACGAGCACGTCCGCGTTCACGCCCATTCAGTCGTTCGGACTGCCGACGCACCCACCGCCGCCACCATCGCACCACCCGCACCACCCGCACCATCAGCAACACCACCAGCAGGCCATGTACATGCCGTACAACCACTTGTCGTTCTCGGGCGCCAAGCAGCTGGGCGCGCACGGCCACCAACTGTCGCCGATGGCCGGGCCCATGGACATGAAGCCGCCGTCCGTCGGGTCCAACGGGTTCCCCAACCAGCTGATCTCGCTGCACCACATACGCAACTACTCGCACCAGCCGAGTCCGTCGTCCATCATGTCCGAACACCTGTTGCACGGCATGAAGGACAAGGTGCAGTAGTAGTGGGTGATGAGCGGCGGGCATCGTCGTACCCactatacgtttatattataatgtacccaCATCGGCACGCCACCGCGACCCGCTGGGCCGTACTGTGTGTCGAAATAtctgtatttatgtatagtttaatattatgcataatgtcataataatatttttattattatatgtgtattgtaTCGGTACGCGGAAAAccgtattgataataatatttatgaaacgcCCGCACGGtattccttataatattatattattaccgtcgtcgtcgccgccgccgcctgtGTCGCGTGTGGTTAGGTTagatatataacattataatatgtatacatttataccagGTTAGATATACCGGCTgtgtgtattatgtatgtatatactattattatattatgtataccttgCAACGCGAGCCAACTGTGATGACGCACGCAACAGCAAATCGTCGACGACCACCACAATTTTCTCGCCGATTTACGCcgtttaaaatcattattattattattattattattatttgtattattataattattattattatcattattattattattattattattattattattattattattatcatcattataaatgtgtttttatacgtttttttgtCCAATGTCTACGTGTATGTGTCTCATCGTCGTCTCGATCCAATCctttgattagttttttttttttcatttttacctccctaatattatagtatattatattaaattaagttttggTGTTAAGTTATGGACCGAGTGTATACGTGTGATTTTATTGCCCGTATCCGTGTAATacgtgtaaatatttttgagtgagTGACGAGATGAGGAGAACAGCTatcgttaattattgtattgtatttttttttcttcaacctCTTCTTCTCGTCAAAGTGAATTGTCTGTACCCAAGACTGATgtgtacataattaataataattattgtaaaatacataaacaacTAACGGAAATCGGGCAGTAAAATActatcgaaaaaaatattaaataataatgcagtTATAAATGTTAgaggtattaaacattttttctctttattttcattattattattattattgtttattttttttttttaatggagaGCGTTAGGGACACAGAGGTCAGTCGCATGGATCTCAGTAAATTGTAGACGACgtatattgttttttgaaaacctTACTGAAGCAGTGTTTTACATTTCTTTTGTGATTGTTACCATTTGTAATAGTATAGTCAACGAGTCACGAAGGTAATTAACAAATTCCTAAcctaaaacttaattttataggatacgtaaattttattttgaataagtttgtaatttttttttttgtaactaattaatttaaaaacgttaattttttaattattattatataatttttatttcgtttaatgctcaatttgtattaaatttcgtTGTTCcgcttttaaacaaattatgtaattttttttatcgttgtgATGGTTCGGTACTTAAggctaacaaatattttttttgtttttgttgaactattttaatttatgaattgtACAAAAACGAACatggaaaaaagtaaaaaaaataaataaaaataagcctgtacattattagttaaaatgttataatataatataatatatgtatattataacgtgACTATTAAGTTTGTTGTACAACACATTTTCCGAcggtcttatatattatatatataactaaatatatatattatgtgtataaaaaatttatatacataagttgtaaaataatttttttttgaggttgataaaaatattccaataaaaaaatgtattaaaaaaatggctacattattatttttttccttgtcacctaaaaaaaacttgttaatATGGGCAGTAAAGTACTTATTTATGAGAATTCAAAGTTCGAGTCACAGCATAATGAATAGGCTTtattaataatgtgtttttataatatatagtatttgtttctaatattttatgatgataacgtgtttttaaaaacttttgcgtatttacaataattttttcatttttgttagtATGCTGTAAACCCTTTTTTTCTGGAACTAAATAGCTCAACAATTTTTGTActgctttttattataatatcgagaaaaaattatttatattgaaattaattagaTAATGTGACTACTTTTACATTTACGGTAGGCGatcataacaaaaaatataagatatctaGTATGTTCCATCGACGGAAGAGCAAGcagattatgaaaaaatatggaagcaaatattattagtttaaatactgacaaatttttgatttaatctaGCTATGCtcatatttatgataattttctgATTTTAAAGGCTTTTAAAACAACTCAAAGGTttgcttatatttaaaaaatatatttatcatattataaaaaaaaccatcaatCGTTGAACCGAAATGTATTTTAAGCACCTAGTTTTTAAGTGTCACATAGCGATTTTCTACCATGACGAAAATCTATCATTTTACGCTGAAGCATTGCATCGGTATTTTCCAGGTGGAATGTGATTTTTGAAATCTCCACTACGATAATACTATAGAGTGGCGTACCTGAGACATAAGTTAGTGTGTGTTTTTTGAAGGAGAAAAGTGGCCTtaacccaaaatattttttcaaatgtcgCAGTTTTCGCAACGACCGCCTTAGCGAAGTTGACAACGTCCTTGGGACCGACCAAGCACGGAAACCACAGGTAACCGTCATCGTCGTCGACCGTCGTAATTATGGCTggatcaattaaaaataaataggtactcgaTCAAAATGTTGAGATCAATTTTGGGAAATAGTTCGGAACAACTTCAATTGAAAGGTATTCGTAAGACCGAACTCGTGAGCTcgaaaattatgatatttcaaACTATCTATACAGCATCTCATTGTTCAAGtgcaaatacaaataaacaatattatactattttggaAACGTTTAATCACCTACTACTATGAGCTTTGGAACTTTTGATCATGAACATTTAATAGGATTTAGGATTTATTCTGAGTTCATGAtagttaatagtatattatatatttataatatgttgtgtacctacctatttatgaGCGATACTGCAGACACTCACCAACAATAATCATACCAAAACATTGAAACATCGTTTGATGAACACCGACAACGTTCGGATAGGCTGGACCTCGTACCAAATGATACTGCTGCAGTAACAACGGACATACTTGCGCAGTAAAAACATTAATCCAAAATTGTGCATGACGTGTTGCCGGCCTATGAAGGAACCGAGGATAATgctcaataactaataattcatatattttgtgatagacgttatacctaacttataacatattttatagttgtattaaaaatcgGCGTATTGAGCGCGCTATTAAATATGTGATTATATTTTGCCGAGGTTTTCTTGGATTTTCCAAAGTttatcatatataggtataggtaggtataggtaatacaatattttaacacaataaatacaaatgtataaataaaagtcGTAGGGACGTATTGTAGAACTCTGTATAATATCCCTACAAGGGTTCCTGCGGTGgacaataatattaggtaggtatatagttgaCTTTGAGCATCATATACCTGGCGAGCAATACTCGGGAAACGTACCGCACTATataaaaaggttaggttaggttaggttaggtgtttCGACGGGCCGGAGGAGATGTACACCAGTTTGTATTATTGAACGCAATCGTGGACGCGAAAAACACTCGAAAATAGTGTGCGATATCGAATATGACAGCGGCGAGGCAGACAGACGGTAAGAACACGACGACCATTTCATAATAAACGGGCTGACGGAAAACCATCGCAATGGTGGGTTTCTACTGGACGTACACGTGATCGTTTATACTGTATAAACACGCATGTCTTGAAAAATAGATTCCGGTAAGCACGGTTGATGTTGTTTTATACCACCATCCGTATTTTTCCGATGAATTTTCCgacaattttaaaaagaaaatattatttaatatttattttaaatctgtgATTGCCGCTAACTCACCTAGAAGACCGTTCGAACTGAAATATTTGAACTAGATCCAGCTTCATAGTAACATGGTATACCGTGTGGTAAGCACGgctaaacattttgttaaacCAAAAGAATACGACACTAAAGCCGGATTCACAGCTGAGTCGTGTGTCGTGTCGTGTCGTGTCGATCAAATCGTATACTGTGATTGGATATTACTTTTTTGGTATCATGTAATAACCAAGTTGCAACCGAGTATACCGAGAATTGACTACTGTTCaacttttaaaccatattggttACCAGTCGTAACCATGCAATAACCAAGCCCTCACACGACGTAGCTGTGAATGCGCCTTAACCGTCCAATCTCAGGGCAGAAAAAAATCCGTATGCACGTACATGCGTGAATGGTCTATATAGTGGAAACCATAAAACAATGATGTTCTATGGCGGGAACCCACCTCGCCAGCAGCACGAGCATACCGTAAAGTGTAAACAATATGGTCGATGGTCCGCACCTCGACCGCATTGGGTACCTATCACTGATAAACGGTTCTTTAGTGATAACGCGTTTTCTGAAAATGCATCCGTGTCAGCACAGAACAATATTGTGCCAGAGAACTCGATACCGCGGTCCATATACCATTgtccatatcataatattggttATGGCATAGTGGCATATACTATTTTGGTGTTTGGGTAACAGTGAAATTTTCCGTTGGCCATACTTGGCCATCGATCgttcttatatttattatagttattacgaCAACTACAACAGTCGTCACCATCAGTTTTCTCTGTATCCGTATTGTGTGCAACGTCTGATTCGCGATCGACTTTCGATCTAATCGTTTTGATACCtttattatacctttatataatgataatatggaGTCCGACGAAATTTCAACGAAActcatattatagttgttaacGAGCCTTCGGCGAACAAAACGCGTTGCCAGCTGTTTCCAGAAGATTATGCGCTGTCAAGGTAGGAATGTATGAGGCACATAAGACACATCgatattactcatattatttcacattttctTGTAGGAATAGTGACGATTTCATACGCCTATACGgcgtgtaatttattttattttattgtatttatatattagataggtattataatataatataacgtacagTGCACCCATATgaaaggtataaaaatattatatttgtttgaagAATCCAAGCgagaataataactataatttatatcagtGGCGCTTAACCAGGATTTATTCAAGGGGAGGGGGGGGTCCACAAGATGTATTTAATTACTGTTTTGTgagtgtaatttttattttaaattgttgctataaattggttattataagactaataattagtagaaattagtatttattatttagttgccATCGGGCAGACCAGGTGCAAAcatgcatcaaatcaaattttctcACATTATTGCTTATTTGATATACTTTCACatattgtccgcgatccgacgtagtAGGATTGCCTGCCAGGGAGGCTGAGTTCCagccaaaaggagttgaacaatcacaatttttttaaaagctgtaattttttacgagcaacgaagtgcgcgggatcagctagttatgtataatattatatactttaacgGAGAAGCATCGATtgagacaataataatacataacactatgtttatattaatattaaaaaaataattctgtgTTCTATCGCTCTTAACACTGCGTAACATGCcacctatatgtaaaaaaaattacctataaaataataattcttaacgAATAATTaagaatgatatattatttgcaattttgtaaaaacaataattttcctctgtaacaattattaatggTCAATTGGAttgcaatttttcaatttactttTTTCCAACTTGTCCAAACAGGCTTTGCATcgtaaataggtactaaatatccCTCGGCGGTTGCAATAAGATAGCGTGTCGTCTGGTCTATTGATAggttcttaatttaatttttattcacgtgtataatgtattcgGTTTTGTTGTTTGTAGACCGATTGGAAGGTGGCGGCAGCGTATCAACCAAcggtattgtattatattacaaggttctaaacattaaaaaaaaaaaaaaaaacatctaaaCCGTTGTGAT
Coding sequences within:
- the LOC132950287 gene encoding zinc finger protein rotund-like isoform X5, with protein sequence MYPWYPRDTAEVQVCATGPQSSGSPTSATSPAIKSESGSAYGDCMDYALHAKKAAFLWPSPEQQAQQQQQQQQQQQQQQQQQQQQQQHQQQQQQQQQQQQQQNNLAAAGGQTLGPVAGSLNNNNNNSSSNNNNNSSSHLNGNKCGVGGAGSAVHPQHLQQQGGAATGAGGTGLVHWMSMMAEHMNNAAATHHHHHHPHHHHHPADPANAMHYMWNTPAVDVQCGGHGKEVDYSWTRQTAMKQGYEAKMNNNDHIQQLSKGGMEDGSGMYQQHGGGTPRSHSTASTASSISPTGNSATPMLIVPHPINAAKITDAHHVVTHQNGGGRKYTCKMCPSGRGRKRGVNKGRDGLGWSSVDHGNPEQIFASKSELQLHSQLHVKDVKPYKCHQCNKTFANSSYLSQHTRIHLGIKPYRCDICQRRFTQLSHLQQHIRTHTGDKPYKCRHPGCTKAFSQLSNLQSHSRCHQTDKPFKCNSCYKCFQDEQSLLEHIPKHKESKHLKTHICQYCGKSYTQETYLSKHMQKHAERMDKRPPIIGIPRVALENGAYWGKMSPDTANNLVEAINQQQQQQQECMQGGGGGGSNGGGGVATAGDLNAGGPSSTAASVAADDQPSNRHGTHLPPAPPEYLSDTSSVPKTSTSAFTPIQSFGLPTHPPPPPSHHPHHPHHQQHHQQAMYMPYNHLSFSGAKQLGAHGHQLSPMAGPMDMKPPSVGSNGFPNQLISLHHIRNYSHQPSPSSIMSEHLLHGMKDKVQ